The proteins below come from a single Corylus avellana chromosome ca3, CavTom2PMs-1.0 genomic window:
- the LOC132173653 gene encoding serine/threonine-protein kinase BSK2 isoform X1, translating into MGCLHSKTTHLPSPDDPSSQLDPANGDQADEELQVPAFKEYGLSELRKATNGFSTQYIVSESGEKAPNVVFRGKLENNRVVAVKRFSKLSWPDAQQFVEEAAGVGKVRHKRLVNLIGCCAEGDERLLVAEYMPNDTLSKHLFHWDKQPLPWEMRVRVAYYIAQALDHCNTENRKIYHDLNAYRVLFDEDGDPHLSSFGLMKNSRDGKSYSTNLAYTPPEFLRTGRVTPESVIYSYGTVLLDLLSGKHIPPSHALDLIRGKNVLLLMDSSLEGQYANDDATKLVELASKCLQSEARDRPDAKFLLTAVAPLQKQKEVASYVLMGLPKNTTVLPTMLSPLGKACARMDLTAVHDILLKTGYKDEEGAENELSFQEWTQQVQEMLNTKKFGDIAFRDKDFKSAIDYYSKLVAMMSVPSATVFARRAFSYLMHGQAELALRDAMQAQVCIPEWPTAFYLQALALSKLGMETDAQDMLNDGAAFEVKRQNSWRS; encoded by the exons CTAATGGAGATCAAGCTGATGAAGAGCTCCAAGTCCCGGCATTCAAAGAGTACGGTCTCAGTGAACTCCGCAAGGCCACCAATGGGTTCAGCACACAGTACATTGTCTCCGAGAGCGGCGAGAAAGCTCCCAATGTGGTTTTCAGAGGCAAGCTCGAGAACAACCGCGTAGTCGCAGTCAAACGGTTCTCCAAGCTGTCTTGGCCTGACGCTCAACAGTTCGTG GAGGAAGCGGCGGGAGTTGGGAAGGTGCGGCACAAGAGATTGGTGAATCTGATTGGTTGCTGTGCTGAAGGAGATGAACGGCTCTTGGTAGCTGAGTACATGCCCAATGATACTCTGTCCAAGCATCTATTCCATT GGGATAAGCAGCCACTGCCATGGGAAATGCGTGTTAGAGTTGCATATTATATTGCACAGGCACTTGATCATTGTAATACAGAAAATCGTAAAATTTATCATGATTTGAATGCATACAGAGTTCTTTTTGATGAG GATGGTGACCCTCATTTGTCTAGTTTTGGCCTTATGAAGAATAGCCGAGATGGAAAAAGCTACAGTACTAATTTAGCTTATACTCCACCTGAGTTCTTGCGGACAG GAAGGGTCACCCCAGAGAGTGTGATCTACAGTTATGGAACAGTTCTGTTGGATCTTTTAAGTGGGAAGCATATTCCTCCGAGCCAT GCACTGGACTTGATAAGAGGGAAGAATGTATTGTTGTTGATGGATTCATCATTGGAAGGACAGTATGCCAATGATGATGCTACTAAATTGGTTGAACTTGCTTCTAAGTGTCTTCAGTCTGAGGCAAGGGATCGACCTGATGCAAAGTTTCTTCTTACAGCAGTTGCACCCCTTCAAAAGCAGAAAGAG GTGGCATCATATGTTCTCATGGGCCTGCCTAAAAATACAACGGTGCTGCCAACTATGCTTTCACCACTTGGGAAGGCTTGTGCAAGGATGGATCTTACTGCTGTGCATGATATTTTGCTAAAAACAGGCTATAAAGATGAAGAGGGTGCAGAAAATGAG CTGTCATTTCAAGAATGGACACAACAAGTGCAAGAGATGTTGAACACGAAGAAATTTGGGGATATTGCATTTAGGGACAAGGACTTCAAGAGTGCAATCGATTATTATTCGAAG TTAGTAGCAATGATGTCCGTTCCTTCGGCTACCGTCTTTGCAAGGAGAGCGTTCTCCTACTTGATGCATGGCCAAGCAGAACTTGCCTTGAGAGATGCCATGCAGGCTCAGGTGTGCATACCAGAGTGGCCAACTGCATTCTACTTGCAGGCTCTTGCACTCTCGAAGCTGGGAATGGAAACTGATGCTCAGGACATGCTCAATGATGGGGCAGCCTTTGAAGTAAAGAGACAAAACAGCTGGCGCAGCTAA
- the LOC132176212 gene encoding ent-kaurenoic acid oxidase 2-like: protein MDMGFSLMAFTALMGGFVAMCWLVKSANEWYYVCKLGGKQCSLPPGDMGWPLIGNMWDFLFAFKYGDPDSFITNLVSRFGDTGVYKAYMFGNPSIIVTKAETCRRVLMDDERFKQGWPKSTCELMGRKSFLGVSEDERKRLRRVTAAPINGHKALSMYQEYIKDIVVNSLDEWAKAERPIEFLTEIRRITFKIIIYIFLGREIDPMMKTLEEEYVNLNQGLRSMAIDLPGFAFHKSLKARRKLVKILQAVVDERRARKRNDSKSDEKKDMMELLMEVEYENGEKLEDEEIIDVILMYLNAGHESSAHATMWATLFLHQHPECLHKAKREQEEIIRRRPPSEKGLSFKEIKQMEYLSKVIDETLRAVNVSLFTCREAKTDVSIGGYTIPQGWKVLVWFRGVHRDPEYYPKPNEFNPSRWDENKPKAGSFIPFGTGSRLCPGSDLTKLEISIFLHYFLLDYELEALNPGSAVKYLPHTRPMDNCLAKINKLSSSSSSSCSHKTLF from the exons ATGGATATGGGCTTTTCTTTGATGGCTTTCACAGCTTTGATGGGTGGCTTTGTTGCAATGTGTTGGTTGGTGAAGAGTGCAAACGAGTGGTATTATGTGTGTAAGTTGGGTGGAAAGCAGTGCTCTCTCCCTCCTGGCGATATGGGCTGGCCTTTAATTGGGAATATGTGGGATTTTCTCTTTGCTTTTAAATATGGTGACCCTGATTCATTCATCACCAACCTTGTttccag ATTTGGTGACACCGGAGTGTACAAGGCCTATATGTTTGGAAACCCAAGCATCATTGTGACGAAGGCTGAAACATGCAGGCGAGTGTTGATGGATGATGAAAGATTTAAACAAGGGTGGCCTAAATCCACTTGTGAATTAATGGGGAGGAAGTCATTTTTGGGTGTTTCGGAGGACGAGCGGAAGCGGCTCCGCCGGGTAACTGCAGCACCGATCAACGGCCACAAGGCACTATCTATGTACCAGGAGTACATCAAAGACATTGTAGTAAATTCACTAGATGAATGGGCTAAGGCTGAGAGACCCATAGAGTTCTTGACAGAGATAAGGAGGATCacctttaaaattattatctatatttttttgggCAGAGAGATTGATCCAATGATGAAGACGTTGGAGGAGGAGTATGTTAATCTAAATCAGGGATTAAGATCCATGGCCATCGATCTCCCTGGCTTCGCTTTCCACAAGTCACTCAAG GCTCGACGAAAGTTAGTGAAGATCCTTCAAGCTGTTGTAGATGAAAGAAgggcaagaaaaagaaatgattcgAAGAGTGATGAGAAGAAGGATATGATGGAGTTGTTGATGGAAGTTGAATATGAGAATGGAGAAAAGTTGGAGGATGAAGAGATAATAGACGTAATCCTCATGTACTTGAATGCTGGCCATGAATCCTCAGCCCATGCCACAATGTGGGCAACCCTCTTTTTACATCAGCATCCAGAATGCCTGCACAAAGCCAAG AGAGAACAAGAGGAGATTATTAGACGAAGACCACCATCAGAGAAAGGATTAAGCtttaaagaaatcaaacaaatgGAATATCTTTCCAAG gTAATTGATGAAACGCTGCGAGCAGTTAATGTTTCATTGTTTACTTGTCGGGAGGCAAAAACTGATGTTAGCATCGGTG GTTATACAATACCCCAAGGATGGAAAGTGTTAGTTTGGTTCAGAGGAGTTCATAGGGATCCAGAATATTATCCGAAACCCAATGAATTTAATCCTTCAAGATGGGAT gAAAATAAACCCAAAGCAGGAAGCTTTATTCCCTTTGGAACAGGAAGTAGGCTGTGCCCCGGAAGTGATCTGACGAAGCTtgaaatttctatttttcttcattattttctccTTGATTACGA GCTTGAAGCACTTAATCCGGGAAGTGCAGTGAAATACTTACCTCATACAAGGCCCATGGACAATTGCCTGGCCAAAATCAACAAgctctcatcatcatcatcatcatcatgttcacataaaacattattctAA
- the LOC132173653 gene encoding serine/threonine-protein kinase BSK2 isoform X3 has translation MGCLHSKTTHLPSPDDPSSQLDPANGDQADEELQVPAFKEYGLSELRKATNGFSTQYIVSESGEKAPNVVFRGKLENNRVVAVKRFSKLSWPDAQQFVEEAAGVGKVRHKRLVNLIGCCAEGDERLLVAEYMPNDTLSKHLFHWDKQPLPWEMRVRVAYYIAQALDHCNTENRKIYHDLNAYRVLFDEDGDPHLSSFGLMKNSRDGKSYSTNLAYTPPEFLRTGRVTPESVIYSYGTVLLDLLSGKHIPPSHALDLIRGKNVLLLMDSSLEGQYANDDATKLVELASKCLQSEARDRPDAKFLLTAVAPLQKQKEVASYVLMGLPKNTTVLPTMLSPLGKACARMDLTAVHDILLKTGYKDEEGAENELSFQEWTQQVQEMLNTKKFGDIAFRDKDFKSAIDYYSKSLEI, from the exons CTAATGGAGATCAAGCTGATGAAGAGCTCCAAGTCCCGGCATTCAAAGAGTACGGTCTCAGTGAACTCCGCAAGGCCACCAATGGGTTCAGCACACAGTACATTGTCTCCGAGAGCGGCGAGAAAGCTCCCAATGTGGTTTTCAGAGGCAAGCTCGAGAACAACCGCGTAGTCGCAGTCAAACGGTTCTCCAAGCTGTCTTGGCCTGACGCTCAACAGTTCGTG GAGGAAGCGGCGGGAGTTGGGAAGGTGCGGCACAAGAGATTGGTGAATCTGATTGGTTGCTGTGCTGAAGGAGATGAACGGCTCTTGGTAGCTGAGTACATGCCCAATGATACTCTGTCCAAGCATCTATTCCATT GGGATAAGCAGCCACTGCCATGGGAAATGCGTGTTAGAGTTGCATATTATATTGCACAGGCACTTGATCATTGTAATACAGAAAATCGTAAAATTTATCATGATTTGAATGCATACAGAGTTCTTTTTGATGAG GATGGTGACCCTCATTTGTCTAGTTTTGGCCTTATGAAGAATAGCCGAGATGGAAAAAGCTACAGTACTAATTTAGCTTATACTCCACCTGAGTTCTTGCGGACAG GAAGGGTCACCCCAGAGAGTGTGATCTACAGTTATGGAACAGTTCTGTTGGATCTTTTAAGTGGGAAGCATATTCCTCCGAGCCAT GCACTGGACTTGATAAGAGGGAAGAATGTATTGTTGTTGATGGATTCATCATTGGAAGGACAGTATGCCAATGATGATGCTACTAAATTGGTTGAACTTGCTTCTAAGTGTCTTCAGTCTGAGGCAAGGGATCGACCTGATGCAAAGTTTCTTCTTACAGCAGTTGCACCCCTTCAAAAGCAGAAAGAG GTGGCATCATATGTTCTCATGGGCCTGCCTAAAAATACAACGGTGCTGCCAACTATGCTTTCACCACTTGGGAAGGCTTGTGCAAGGATGGATCTTACTGCTGTGCATGATATTTTGCTAAAAACAGGCTATAAAGATGAAGAGGGTGCAGAAAATGAG CTGTCATTTCAAGAATGGACACAACAAGTGCAAGAGATGTTGAACACGAAGAAATTTGGGGATATTGCATTTAGGGACAAGGACTTCAAGAGTGCAATCGATTATTATTCGAAG TCACTGGAAATTTAG
- the LOC132176456 gene encoding vinorine synthase-like, protein MSELKNEIVSRTCIKPSSPTPPHLKNFKLSLLDQLLPAIHGNMTFFFPSFDSPHDPDLEFSRKSQLLQKSISETLARFYPLAGRFAGGSAIDCNDEGGLFIEARSDSPLSDFLSKPDCETLDLFLPTTDQETMELSNGSMWLVKFSMFSCGGTAVSVSLTHKIADFAALITLLKSWTATCRGLSEPLSPQFTGASILPPREIPGMSASIHITGEKFIARRFVFSASKVAELKEKVQSMVGREQFYVSRVEVVLALLWKCAVAVVKLKTRSFKPTALFQAVNLRSRMDPPLPDTVFGNFVWPFAVIVEEESDMEIHRLVQDMRKTKNDFLNNKANKFKGEEGFNALMETLKERGEIFKNRKELVAYKCSSWCKFPLYEIDFGWGKPAWMTSANKMVSNTISLLDTSSGGVEALITLDEEEMAIFERHEELLEFASVNPSIVV, encoded by the exons ATGAGTGAGTTGAAGAATGAGATCGTTTCCAGGACTTGCATCAAACCCTCCTCCCCCACTCCTCCCCACCTCAAAAACTTCAAACTCTCTCTTCTTGACCAGCTCCTTCCCGCCATCCATGGCAACATGACCTTCTTCTTCCCCTCCTTCGATTCCCCCCACGACCCTGATTTGGAATTCTCACGCAAATCCCAACTCCTCCAGAAATCCATATCTGAAACCCTCGCCCGCTTCTACCCCCTTGCCGGGCGCTTCGCAGGTGGCTCCGCCATCGACTGCAACGACGAGGGTGGTCTCTTTATCGAAGCCCGAAGCGATAGCCCACTTTCAGACTTCCTTAGCAAACCGGACTGTGAAACACTTGACCTCTTCCTCCCCACCACAGACCAAGAAACCATGGAATTATCCAATGGTTCTATGTGGCTTGTGAAGTTCTCCATGTTCAGCTGCGGTGGCACCGCCGTTAGCGTCTCGCTCACCCACAAAATCGCCGATTTTGCTGCATTAATCACGCTGTTAAAGAGCTGGACCGCGACGTGTCGTGGATTGAGTGAGCCGCTGTCCCCGCAGTTCACCGGAGCTTCAATCTTGCCTCCCAGAGAGATTCCAg GCATGTCAGCGTCGATACACATTACGGGCGAGAAGTTCATAGCAAGGAGGTTTGTGTTCAGCGCCTCCAAAGTTGCGGAGCTTAAAGAAAAAGTTCAAAGCATGGTTGGGCGAGAGCAATTCTATGTCTCGCGTGTAGAGGTGGTACTAGCACTCCTATGGAAATGTGCAGTGGCGGTTGTCAAATTGAAAACCAGGTCGTTCAAGCCGACGGCATTGTTCCAAGCGGTGAACCTCCGCTCAAGAATGGATCCGCCGCTTCCGGACACCGTGTTTGGGAACTTTGTGTGGCCGTTTGCGGTGATCGTGGAGGAAGAGAGCGACATGGAAATACACCGGCTGGTGCAAGACATGAGGAAGACCAAGAATGACTTTCTCAACAACAAGGCAAACAAGTTTAAAGGGGAGGAAGGTTTCAATGCTCTAATGGAGACTCTGAAGGAGAGAGGGGAGATCTTCAAGAACAGGAAGGAATTGGTTGCATACAAATGTTCAAGTTGGTGCAAATTTCCATTGTATGAAATCGATTTCGGGTGGGGCAAACCGGCGTGGATGACAAGTGCAAATAAGATGGTGAGTAATACCATTTCTTTGCTGGATACGAGCTCCGGTGGAGTTGAAGCTCTGATAACATTGGATGAGGAAGAAATGGCCATATTTGAACGCCATGAGGAGCTGCTGGAATTTGCTTCTGTAAACCCCAGCATTGTTGTTTGA
- the LOC132173653 gene encoding serine/threonine-protein kinase BSK2 isoform X4, producing the protein MGCLHSKTTHLPSPDDPSSQLDPANGDQADEELQVPAFKEYGLSELRKATNGFSTQYIVSESGEKAPNVVFRGKLENNRVVAVKRFSKLSWPDAQQFVEEAAGVGKVRHKRLVNLIGCCAEGDERLLVAEYMPNDTLSKHLFHWDKQPLPWEMRVRVAYYIAQALDHCNTENRKIYHDLNAYRVLFDEDGDPHLSSFGLMKNSRDGKSYSTNLAYTPPEFLRTGRVTPESVIYSYGTVLLDLLSGKHIPPSHALDLIRGKNVLLLMDSSLEGQYANDDATKLVELASKCLQSEARDRPDAKFLLTAVAPLQKQKEVASYVLMGLPKNTTVLPTMLSPLGKACARMDLTAVHDILLKTGYKDEEGAENELSFQEWTQQVQEMLNTKKFGDIAFRDKDFKSAIDYYSKISL; encoded by the exons CTAATGGAGATCAAGCTGATGAAGAGCTCCAAGTCCCGGCATTCAAAGAGTACGGTCTCAGTGAACTCCGCAAGGCCACCAATGGGTTCAGCACACAGTACATTGTCTCCGAGAGCGGCGAGAAAGCTCCCAATGTGGTTTTCAGAGGCAAGCTCGAGAACAACCGCGTAGTCGCAGTCAAACGGTTCTCCAAGCTGTCTTGGCCTGACGCTCAACAGTTCGTG GAGGAAGCGGCGGGAGTTGGGAAGGTGCGGCACAAGAGATTGGTGAATCTGATTGGTTGCTGTGCTGAAGGAGATGAACGGCTCTTGGTAGCTGAGTACATGCCCAATGATACTCTGTCCAAGCATCTATTCCATT GGGATAAGCAGCCACTGCCATGGGAAATGCGTGTTAGAGTTGCATATTATATTGCACAGGCACTTGATCATTGTAATACAGAAAATCGTAAAATTTATCATGATTTGAATGCATACAGAGTTCTTTTTGATGAG GATGGTGACCCTCATTTGTCTAGTTTTGGCCTTATGAAGAATAGCCGAGATGGAAAAAGCTACAGTACTAATTTAGCTTATACTCCACCTGAGTTCTTGCGGACAG GAAGGGTCACCCCAGAGAGTGTGATCTACAGTTATGGAACAGTTCTGTTGGATCTTTTAAGTGGGAAGCATATTCCTCCGAGCCAT GCACTGGACTTGATAAGAGGGAAGAATGTATTGTTGTTGATGGATTCATCATTGGAAGGACAGTATGCCAATGATGATGCTACTAAATTGGTTGAACTTGCTTCTAAGTGTCTTCAGTCTGAGGCAAGGGATCGACCTGATGCAAAGTTTCTTCTTACAGCAGTTGCACCCCTTCAAAAGCAGAAAGAG GTGGCATCATATGTTCTCATGGGCCTGCCTAAAAATACAACGGTGCTGCCAACTATGCTTTCACCACTTGGGAAGGCTTGTGCAAGGATGGATCTTACTGCTGTGCATGATATTTTGCTAAAAACAGGCTATAAAGATGAAGAGGGTGCAGAAAATGAG CTGTCATTTCAAGAATGGACACAACAAGTGCAAGAGATGTTGAACACGAAGAAATTTGGGGATATTGCATTTAGGGACAAGGACTTCAAGAGTGCAATCGATTATTATTCGAAG ATTTCTTTGTGA
- the LOC132173653 gene encoding serine/threonine-protein kinase BSK2 isoform X2, translating to MGCLHSKTTHLPSPDDPSSQLDPANGDQADEELQVPAFKEYGLSELRKATNGFSTQYIVSESGEKAPNVVFRGKLENNRVVAVKRFSKLSWPDAQQFVEEAAGVGKVRHKRLVNLIGCCAEGDERLLVAEYMPNDTLSKHLFHWDKQPLPWEMRVRVAYYIAQALDHCNTENRKIYHDLNAYRVLFDEDGDPHLSSFGLMKNSRDGKSYSTNLAYTPPEFLRTGRVTPESVIYSYGTVLLDLLSGKHIPPSHALDLIRGKNVLLLMDSSLEGQYANDDATKLVELASKCLQSEARDRPDAKFLLTAVAPLQKQKEVASYVLMGLPKNTTVLPTMLSPLGKACARMDLTAVHDILLKTGYKDEEGAENELSFQEWTQQVQEMLNTKKFGDIAFRDKDFKSAIDYYSKHLVACRAELCQWLENTESSSFLFLLKCNSFSWGFLKCPVILDQSMFLQL from the exons CTAATGGAGATCAAGCTGATGAAGAGCTCCAAGTCCCGGCATTCAAAGAGTACGGTCTCAGTGAACTCCGCAAGGCCACCAATGGGTTCAGCACACAGTACATTGTCTCCGAGAGCGGCGAGAAAGCTCCCAATGTGGTTTTCAGAGGCAAGCTCGAGAACAACCGCGTAGTCGCAGTCAAACGGTTCTCCAAGCTGTCTTGGCCTGACGCTCAACAGTTCGTG GAGGAAGCGGCGGGAGTTGGGAAGGTGCGGCACAAGAGATTGGTGAATCTGATTGGTTGCTGTGCTGAAGGAGATGAACGGCTCTTGGTAGCTGAGTACATGCCCAATGATACTCTGTCCAAGCATCTATTCCATT GGGATAAGCAGCCACTGCCATGGGAAATGCGTGTTAGAGTTGCATATTATATTGCACAGGCACTTGATCATTGTAATACAGAAAATCGTAAAATTTATCATGATTTGAATGCATACAGAGTTCTTTTTGATGAG GATGGTGACCCTCATTTGTCTAGTTTTGGCCTTATGAAGAATAGCCGAGATGGAAAAAGCTACAGTACTAATTTAGCTTATACTCCACCTGAGTTCTTGCGGACAG GAAGGGTCACCCCAGAGAGTGTGATCTACAGTTATGGAACAGTTCTGTTGGATCTTTTAAGTGGGAAGCATATTCCTCCGAGCCAT GCACTGGACTTGATAAGAGGGAAGAATGTATTGTTGTTGATGGATTCATCATTGGAAGGACAGTATGCCAATGATGATGCTACTAAATTGGTTGAACTTGCTTCTAAGTGTCTTCAGTCTGAGGCAAGGGATCGACCTGATGCAAAGTTTCTTCTTACAGCAGTTGCACCCCTTCAAAAGCAGAAAGAG GTGGCATCATATGTTCTCATGGGCCTGCCTAAAAATACAACGGTGCTGCCAACTATGCTTTCACCACTTGGGAAGGCTTGTGCAAGGATGGATCTTACTGCTGTGCATGATATTTTGCTAAAAACAGGCTATAAAGATGAAGAGGGTGCAGAAAATGAG CTGTCATTTCAAGAATGGACACAACAAGTGCAAGAGATGTTGAACACGAAGAAATTTGGGGATATTGCATTTAGGGACAAGGACTTCAAGAGTGCAATCGATTATTATTCGAAG CATCTTGTTGCCTGCAGAGCAGAATTATGCCAATGGCTTGAAAATACAGAAAGTAGCAGCTTCTTGTTTCTTTTGAAATGTAATTCTTTTTCTTGGGGTTTTCTGAAATGCCCTGTTATATTGGATCAGTCCATGTTTTTGCAATTATAG